From the genome of Caldisericia bacterium, one region includes:
- a CDS encoding TIGR04076 family protein, with translation MKKVRGKCPLGHRIGDRWIVEDAITPEGLCMHAFYVLYPWIQVMRMGGKILWEEDGEVEVPCIDEKNLVVFSLRRIEDEE, from the coding sequence GTGAAGAAGGTAAGAGGAAAGTGTCCCTTGGGACACAGAATTGGAGATAGATGGATTGTAGAAGATGCCATAACTCCAGAAGGTTTATGTATGCATGCTTTCTATGTTCTTTATCCCTGGATTCAGGTTATGCGTATGGGAGGAAAAATTCTATGGGAGGAAGATGGGGAGGTGGAGGTTCCTTGTATAGATGAAAAAAACCTTGTAGTTTTTTCTCTAAGGAGGATTGAAGATGAAGAGTGA